The Brassica napus cultivar Da-Ae chromosome C7, Da-Ae, whole genome shotgun sequence genome has a segment encoding these proteins:
- the LOC106410454 gene encoding calcium-transporting ATPase 10, plasma membrane-type: MSGGQGQFNNSPRGEDKDVEAGTSSFTEYEESPFDITSTKNAPVERLRRWRQAALVLNASRRFRYTLDLKREEDKKRMLRKMRAHAQAIRAAHLFKAAASRVNGITSSPPSPGGGDFGIGQEQIVSISRDQNIGALQELGGVKGLSGLLKTNLEKGIHGDDDDISKRKSAFGSNTYPQKKGRSFWRFVWEASQDLTLIILIVAAAASLALGIKTEGIEKGWYDGISIAFAVLLVIVVTATSDYRQSLQFQNLNEEKRNIRLEVTRDGRRVEISIYDIVVGDIIPLNIGDQVPADGVLVAGHSLAVDESSMTGESKIVHKNSTKNPFLMSGCKVADGHGTMLVTGVGVNTEWGLLMASVSEDNGGETPLQVRLNGVATFIGIVGLTVAGVVLFVLVVRYFTGHTKGANGAPQFVGGHTKFDHVLDDLVKIITVAVTIVVVAVPEGLPLAVTLTLAYSMRKMMADKALVRRLSACETMGSATTICSDKTGTLTLNEMTVVECYTGFQKMDPPDSSSKLPPPFTSILVEGIAHNTTGSVFRSESGEVQVSGSPTERAILNWAIKLGMNFDALRSESSAVHFFPFNSEQKRGGVAVKSPDSTVHVHWKGAAEIVLGSCTHYMDENESPVDMSGDKMAELKNAINDMAARSLRCVAIAFRNFEADKIPTDEDQLSRWVLPEDELVLLAIVGIKDPCRPGVKNSVLLCQKAGVKVRMVTGDNIQTAKAIALECGILASDSDASEPTLIEGKVFRSYSEAERDGICEEISVMGRSSPNDKLLLVQSLKRKGHVVAVTGDGTNDAPALHEADIGLSMGIQGTEVAKEKSDIIILDDNFESVVKVVRWGRSVYANIQKFIQFQLTVNVAALVINVAAISSGDVPLTAVQLLWVNLIMDTLGALALATEPPTDHLMDRDPVGRREPLITNIMWRNLFVQAMYQVTVLLVLNFRGISILHLDHKPNAERVKNTVIFNAFVICQIFNEFNARKPDEFNIFQGVLRNHLFVGIICITIVLQVVIVEFLGTFASTIKLDWEMWLICIGIGSISWPLAVIGKCIPVPETPVSQYFRINRWRRNSSG, encoded by the exons ATGAGTGGTGGACAAGGACAGTTCAATAACTCTCCGCGAGGAGAAGATAAGGATGTGGAGGCTGGAACGAGCAGCTTCACTGAGTATGAAGAGAGTCCCTTCGACATTACCAGTACTAAGAATGCTCCTGTTGAGCGTCTGCGCCGTTGGAGG CAAGCGGCGCTTGTGCTCAATGCGTCTCGTCGGTTTCGTTACACTCTGGACTTGAAAAGGGAAGAAGATAAGAAACGGATGCTGAGGAAGATGAGAGCGCATGCCCAAGCTATAAGA GCTGCACACCTTTTTAAAGCAGCTGCTAGCCGTGTGAATG GAATTACAAGTTCACCTCCCTCTCCTGGCGGTGGTGATTTTGGTATTGGACAGGAGCAAATTGTATCGATATCAAGGGATCAAAATATAGGAGCTCTGCAAGAACTTGGAGGG GTCAAAGGGTTATCTGGCCTGTTGAAAACAAACTTGGAGAAAGGTATACATGGGGATGATGATGACATATCGAAAAGGAAATCTGCTTTTGGATCAAACACATACCCCCAGAAGAAAGGGAGGAGTTTCTGG AGGTTTGTATGGGAAGCTTCTCAAGATCTTACTTTGATCATACTGATTGTCGCAGCAGCTGCTTCTTTGGCATTGGGAATAAAGACCGAG GGTATTGAAAAGGGATGGTACGATGGCATCAGCATTGCTTTTGCCGTTCTTCTTGTCATTGTGGTTACAG CTACCAGTGATTATCGCCAATCTCTTCAATTCCAGAACTTAAATGAGGAGAAGAGAAATATACGTCTAGAG GTTACCCGCGATGGGAGAAGAGTTGAAATTTCAATTTATGACATTGTAGTAGGCGATATCATACCTCTCAATATTGGTGATCAG GTACCTGCTGATGGAGTTTTAGTTGCTGGTCATTCCCTTGCGGTTGATGAGTCCAGCATGACTGGGGAAAGCAAAATT GTTCACAAAAACTCTACTAAGAATCCATTCCTAATGTCTGGTTGCAAAGTTGCAGATGGCCATGGCACAATGTTG GTTACTGGGGTAGGGGTCAACACTGAATGGGGTTTACTAATGGCTAGTGTCTCAGAAgacaatggtggagaaacaccattGCAG GTACGCTTGAATGGTGTTGCAACATTTATCGGAATTGTGGGGCTAACAGTTGCTGGCGTTGTATTATTTGTCCTTGTCGTCCG CTATTTTACTGGTCACACGAAGGGTGCAAATGGAGCCCCACAGTTCGTTGGAGGACATACCAAATTTGATCACGTGCTAGATGATCTTGTTAAAATCATCACCGTTGCA GTAACAATCGTTGTAGTGGCAGTTCCTGAAGGGCTTCCTTTGGCTGTTACCTTGAC TCTTGCCTATTCCATGAGAAAAATGATGGCAGATAAAGCTTTG GTGCGTAGGCTCTCCGCCTGTGAGACCATGGGCTCTGCAACAACAATTTGCAGTGATAAGACGGGAACTTTGACCTTAAATGAG ATGACCGTTGTTGAGTGTTATACTGGGTTCCAAAAGATGGATCCTCCTGACAGCAGCTCGAAATTGCCACCTCCTTTTACATCCATACTTGTTGAGGGAATTGCTCATAACACAACTGGCAGTGTGTTCCGATCTGAA AGTGGTGAGGTTCAGGTTTCTGGATCGCCAACAGAAAGAGCTATTCTCAATTGGGCGATAAAG TTAGGCATGAATTTCGATGCTCTTAGGTCTGAGTCTTCTGCTGTACATTTTTTCCCTTTCAACTCAGAGCAGAAACGTGGAGGCGTAGCAGTGAAATCA CCAGATTCAACTGTCCATGTTCACTGGAAAGGCGCTGCCGAAATTGTCTTGGGTTCCTGCACACACTATATGGATGAGAATGAGAGTCCTGTAGATATGAGTGGAGATAAG ATGGCCGAGTTAAAAAATGCTATCAATGATATGGCTGCAAGGAGTCTCCGTTGTGTTGCAATTGCCTTCAGAAATTTTGAAGCGGATAAGATTCCAACTGATGAAGATCAACTTTCTAGATGGGTATTACCTGAGGATGAACTTGTGCTGTTGGCTATTGTTGGTATCAAG GATCCATGTCGCCCAGGTGTCAAAAATTCAGTTCTACTTTGTCAAAAAGCAGGAGTCAAG GTTCGAATGGTGACTGGTGATAATATTCAAACTGCCAAAGCTATTGCACTGGAGTGCGGTATATTGGCTTCAGACTCAGATGCCAGCGAGCCTACTCTGATTGAAGGAAAAGTATTCCGATCCTATTCAGAAGCAGAAAGAGATGGGATTTGTGAAGAGATATCT GTAATGGGTAGATCATCACCGAACGACAAACTTCTTCTTGTGCAATCTCTGAAGAGAAAGGGACACGTCGTGGCTGTGACTGGTGATGGAACCAATGATGCTCCTGCACTGCATGAG GCAGATATAGGTCTCTCTATGGGTATCCAAGGCACGGAAGTTGCAAAGGAAAAGTCGGACATCATTATCTTGGATGACAACTTCGAATCCGTTGTGAAG GTTGTCCGCTGGGGTCGGTCTGTGTATGCCAATATCCAAAAGTTCATCCAGTTTCAGCTCACGGTTAATGTCGCAGCTCTAGTCATCAATGTGGCAGCCATTTCCTCGGGTGATGTTCCTCTAACTGCAGTACAG CTCCTCTGGGTCAATCTTATAATGGATACTCTTGGGGCTCTTGCTTTGGCCACCGAACCACCAACCGATCACTTGATGGATCGAGATCCTGTTGGCAGAAG GGAACCTCTCATCACCAATATCATGTGGAGAAACTTGTTTGTACAA GCGATGTACCAAGTGACAGTCTTGTTAGTCCTCAATTTCCGTGGAATAAGTATCCTTCATCTGGATCATAAGCCCAACGCCGAGAGAGTGAAGAACACAGTCATCTTCAATGCCTTTGTCATCTGCCAG ATCTTCAACGAGTTCAACGCACGAAAGCCAGATGAATTCAACATTTTCCAAGGAGTTCTTCGTAATCACCTCTTTGTGGGCATCATCTGTATCACCATTGTGCTCCAG GTAGTCATCGTGGAGTTCCTTGGAACATTTGCCTCAACGATTAAGCTTGACTGGGAGATGTGGCTCATCTGTATTGGGATAGGTTCTATCAG TTGGCCTTTGGCGGTGATCGGAAAATGCATACCGGTTCCAGAAACTCCGGTTAGCCAATACTTCAGAATAAACCGATGGAGAAGGAATTCATCAG GTTAA